The Aquificaceae bacterium genome contains the following window.
GGCTATGAGAGTTCCAAGAGTTATGGCAACCCACAGGTCCATGAAAAAGACGGTGGCAAAGGTCACTCCCGCCACAATGCCATCTACTGGGTTTATCCTGTAGAGCCTGAGTATTTCCTGAGGTCTTATAAGACTTATAACCGCAGAGAGCACTATGGCGGAAAGCGTTGCCTTCGGAAGGTAGTAGAAAAAGGGCGCAAGAAAGAGCAGGGTAAGACCGATAACGGCACCTGTTATAACGCTGGCGATGGGCGTCTTTGCACCAAGCTGAAAGTTGAGGGCTGACCTCGAAAAGGAGCCACCCACTGGAAAGCCTTTGAAAAGACCTGCCACCACATTGGCAAGCCCCTGACCTACAAGCTCCTGATTTGGGTCCCATCTGTCCCCCGCTCTTATGGCAAGCTGCTTGGCTATGGCCACAGCCTCCATAAGACCAAAGGCAGATATTACGATTGCACCCACCCAGAGCTGGGAAAAGGTTCTGTAGTCCACCGACGGAATCTCAAGGGGAGGTAGACCACTTGGCACATTTCCCACCAGGGAGACACCAAAATTCTGGAGGCCCAGAAAATATGAGGCTATAGAGGTTATGAAAACCGCAAGGAGCGCACCAGGAAGGAGAGGGCTTATCCTCTTTGAGAACCATATTATGGCGTAGGCGACAACACCCACAATAAGCGTGTATGGATTTGTCTGGGAAAGCTTGCTTATTATGTCCGCAAGAACCTCGTATATGTGGGTGCTCTGAGTTATCTTAAAGCCAAGAAGATGCCCGGCCTGACTGAGGGCTATAACCAGTGCACCGGCGCTGGTAAAACCAACTATCACACTGTTAGATATGAGCTCTACCACAAAGGCGAGCTTAAAAATACCCACAGTTAGCCTTATAAAGCCCACCATGAGTGCCAGCACTGCTGCAAGCATGACCCACCTTTCACTGCCGGGCTCCGCCAGCCCATAAAGGGCAGACCCGGTAAGCAGTGCAGTCATGGCCACTGGTCCCGTTGCCAGAAACCTTGAACTTCCAAATAATGCAGCCACCATAACCGGCAGGAAGGAGGCGTATAGCCCGTATATGGGGGGCATGCCTGCAAGAAGTGCGTAAGCCATGGACTGGGGAACCAGCACCGCAGCCACTGTAAGGCCAGCTATCAGGTCCCTTGTGAATTTATCCCTATCGTAGCTCTTCAGCCAGGGCATAAAGGGTGCAAGGTCAAGGGTTATGTTTATCTTCATAGCCTTATCCTCTCTGCATTGAATCTTTTTAGCTGAACTTCTTTCAGGGCTTCAAGCAAGTCCATACCCTCTGAATAAAGCTTCAGAGCTTCTTCAAGGTCCCTTTTGCCCTCCACTCTAAATAGCCTGTCTTCAATCATTGTTCTCAGACTCCTTGCTATCAGGTCTTTGCTGATTCCAAAGTTAAACTCAAGAAGGTATGCCAGCTCAAGGAGCGTGTAGTTGGAGAGAAAGACTTTGCCCTTCTTTCTTTCAACCTCTCTAAAGTAGTTTTCCAGCCTTTCTGACCTCTCTCCCTTTGTCAGAAAATCTATAAGGTCCTGCGTATCTATGGCATCCATTCAGGCGGAACCCCTACGTTGTCTCTCAAATGTCCATTACCCAGTATTACAAACTTCTGGATTGTGAGCTCTTCAAGAGCCATTGGACCCCTTGCATGTATCTTATCTGTAGAAATACCCATCTCCGCACCAAGACCAAACTCGTTCCCATCTGTAAATCGTGTGGAGGCGTTCACATATACGGCTGCTGAGTCCACTTCTTTTATGAACTTCATGGCTTTTGTGTAGTTTTCCGTTATGATGGCGTCTGAGTGCTTTGAGCCGTATTTTTCTATGAAGTCCATTGCCTCCTCAAGGCTACCCACAGTCTTTACCGCCAGTATAAGGTCAAGGAACTCCTCATAGTAGTCCTCCTCCGTTGCAGGCACTGCCTTCACATGGGACAGCTCCGGTCTTGACCTTATTGCCTGAAGGCTTTCCTGGTCGCACCTTAGCTCTACGCCAGCCCTTCCCAGTATATCAGCCATCCTTGGCCAGAAGCTGTTTAAAAGGCTTCTGTGGATTATGAGGTTCTCCACGGCGTTGCAGACAGATGGCCTCTGAACCTTGGCGTTGTATACTATGTGATAGGCCTTTATGAGGTCTGCCTCCTCGTCCACGTATATGTTGCAGACCCCCTTGTAGTGCTTTATTACAGGCACCTTTGCCTTCTCCGCCACGGCCCTTATGAGACTTTCACCGCCCCTTGGAATCGCCACATCTACCTTGCCCTCCATTCCAAGGATTTCCCATACTATTTCCCTCTCAGGTCTGTCTATGAACTGCACTGCCTCCTCCGGAAAGCCTGTTTCTCTGCATGCCTGACGGAGTATCTCCACAAGGGCTCTGTTGGAGTTTATAGCCTCTTTTCCACCCCTCAGTATAACCGCATTTGAAGACTTCATGCACAGAGAGGCGGCCTCTATGGTCACGTTGGGTCTTGCTTCGTATACTATGAAGATTACCCCGAGGGGAACCCTCATCCTGCCCACCTGAAGACCGTTGGGCAGAGTCCACATGCGCGTTATCTCTCCCACAGGGTCTGGAAGCCCTGCCACATCTCTGAGAACCTTTACCATACCCTCTATGCGTTTGTCGTTGAGGAGCAGTCTGTCTATGAGGGCTGGAGGAAGTCCCTGAGATTTTGCATAATCTATATCCTTCTGGTTCTCTCCTTTTATAAAATCTCTTTTCTCCTGCAGTAGCTCTGCGGCCCTTAGGAGGGCTCTGTTCTTTATGTGCGTTGTAACAGACATAAGCCTTCTCAGCGTAGAGCGGGCAAGCTCTACCTTTTCCTCGGCATAACTTTTGATTTCCACCATGGTATTAAAATTATACCAGTTTGTCGTAAAGCCTCTTCAGGGCTTCCAGACTTTCTTCATAACTTACCTTCTCATCCACACCCTGTTTGAAAAACTCTCTGATTTCTTCATAGTTCTTTACTGCCCTGTCCACAAGAGGATTGCTCCCGGGATTGTAAAGACCGAGGTTTACCATATCTTCCATAGACTCGTAGGCGCTCAGCACTTCTCTTATATACATGGCCATGTGCATGTGCTCCTTACTTACCACCTGAGGCATGAGCCTGCTGAGGCTCCTTACAGGGTCTATGGCAGGGTGTATGCCTGCGTTTGCCCTCTTCCTTGAGAGGATTATATGCCCATCAAGAACGCCCATGAGGGAGTCTGCAACAGGGTCAAGGCTTATATCATCCCCCTCCACAAGGACGCTGAATATGCCTGTTATACTACCCTTTTTAAAATTCCCGCAGTTTTCCACAACCTTTGAAAGCAAATAGAAAACCGAAGGTGTATAGCCTTTCATGGTGGGTGGCTCTCCCGCAGACAGCCCTACCTCCCTCTGAGCCATGGCAAGCCTCGTGATGGAGTCCATAAGGAGGAGCACATGCAGCCCCATGTCTGCAAGATATCTTGCGTGGACAAGAGCACTCAGTGCTCCCTTTACTTTAAGTATGGGGGTCTGGTCTGAGGTGGTTACCACTATTACACTTTTCTTCCTTCCTTCTTCCCCGAGCACATCCTCCACAAACTCTCTCACTTCCCTCCCCCTCTCACCTATCAGAGCAAGAACCACCGCGTCCACTTTGCTGTTTTTCACTATCATACCCAAAAGCGTGCTCTTGCCCACCCCAGCACCCGCAAATATTCCCACCTTCTGACCCTTCCCCAGCGTCAGGAGTGCGTTTATTGACCTTATGCCGCAGTCAAAGGTTTCCCTTATCCTTTCCCTCTCCAGGGGGTTTATGTCTTCAAGGAGAATGGGCTTTCTTTCACCAGCGGGGAGTGAACCATCTGAAAGCCTTCTTCCAAAGGGGTCAAGCAGTTCACCGAGAAGATTTTTTCCCACAAGGGTGGAAATGTGCTCTTTTTTTATCCATACTTTATCACCTGCCTTTACTCCAGATGGATAGCTGAAGGGCATTATTATGCATCTGTCCTCGTTAAAGCCGATTATCTCCCCTTCAACAGGCCTGTTTCTGTGTGGGAATATTATCACATGGTCTCCTACTGCCCCGTCTGTATTGTAGGCTTCAAGGTAAACACCGCTCGCCCTGTAAACCTTATGGTATATTCTAGACACTCCCCTCATTTCTCATATCCTCAAGAAGGTCCTGCAGCACCTCATCGTATCGCCTCTCTATCCAAAGCTTTGGTGTTTCTATGAGGAACTCCCCTTCCTTCAGTTCTCCCTTTACTACTGGGCTAATCTGCACTCCATCTCCCAGTCTTTCTTTCAGACTTTCCAGATGGTGGGAAATTCTGTGAAAGTCCTTGGGGTTAAGGTAGAGAACCACCTGACCCTTGAGCTCAACCCCCGACTCAAGAACTTTTGAAAGAGCTCTCAGGATAACATCTTCCTTTGGTATAAGGTCAGTGACAAGAAGCTCTCTCAAAAGCTTGGAAACAAGCTCAATTACTTCTTCCTTCATGTTTACCCTTATGTTCTTAAAGGCTTCTATGAGCCTTTCCGATAGATTCTCAAGAATCTTCTCAACCGCCCTTTTCTCCTCTAACTCTTTGAGAGCCATGTCCCTCTCTTCAAGGACCTTTGCCCTTTCCCTTTCAAGGTTTTCCAGCTGGAACTTGAGAGTTCCGATTTCTTCCTTCAGCTTTTCCCTTTCCGCTTGCCATCGGAGTTCCAACTCTTCACATGGAGGCTGAAGCTTTCCAGCATCTTCCTTGACTTGCGGAGTTTGTATCTCTTCTTTGTGCTCCAGGTTATGTAGATGGTGAAGTGGTCTGAACTCCCCCTTAGACATAGGTCTCCCCGCCTGTTATGTCTATTACTCCCTGGTCTGCCAGGTTCTTTATAACCTGTATTACCTGTTTCTGCGCCTTTTCTACCTCTGAAGCCCTTAAGGGTCCAAGAGCCTCCATGTCCTCCCTCATAATGTCAGCAGCCTTTTTGGACATGTTGGAGAAGAACTTTTCCCTTATGTCCTCGGGTGCCCCTTTAAGAGCTATTATGAGAGTGCTTTTTTCTACAGCCTTGAGTATTTCCACTATTGCCCTGTTGTCCAGCTTTCGGATGTCTTCAAAGGTGAACATCTTTTCCTTTATCTTCTCTGAAAGGTATGGGTCCTCTTCGTCCAGCTTTGCCAGTATTCTGTTGGTGGTATCTCTGTCAAGCATATTGAGAAGCTCCGCGGTTAGAGTAATTCCCTCCATCTTCTGCATTATTCCGCTAACCCCCATACTTCTTATCTCTTCTGCAAGAACCTCTATCAGTTCACCGAAGAACTCGGGAGATATGTTTTCAAGGGTTGCAAGCCTCTTTACCACTTCTATTCCAACAGTGTCCGGAAGCAGCTTTAGTATCTCTGCAGATTTGTTGGGGTTTAGCTGAGAAAGAACCACCGCTATAGTTTGGGGATGCTCACCCATCAGTATGTTTGCAAGTATTTTGCTGTCAACCCTCTCAAGTTCCTGAAAGCTTTTTATGAGGTTTGAACTGCTCAGAAACTCGTATATCTTGGCAAACTTGTCTGGTGGAAGAGCCTTTCTTGCAAACTCAAGCAGTGCATCTATGTCTGGAGTTATAAAGGAGGTTGCCCTGTATTCTTCTATAAACTCCTTTGCCACCTCTTCTATGTCCTTCAGGGTTATACCTTCAATGTTTGTGGCATGAAGTAGAACTTCCTGAATCTCATCGTCGGAGAGTTCTTTCATTACCTCCACCGCCACCTGTGGTGGCATGGCCATGAGCAGTATGGCCGCCTTCTGAGCCTTGCTCAGTTTACTCCTGACTTCCGGCATGTATAATAGTTTAAGACTTTTTGAGATAAGTCATCAAAGGGTTCAGGACAAAACCTATAATTATAGACATGGTTCCCAAAGTCTATCTTGGAGTGGAGTGGATAGGTGCAGAGAGTGTTCTCTCGGAGTATCAACCACCAGAGGATTGCGGTGCAGGTCTCCTGTTCCTCGGCATAGCAAGGTCTGCACCTGAAGATGGGGATGTGATGGAGCTTCACTATGAAGCTTTTCCTGAGATGGCTATAAAGGTTATGGAGGAGATAAGGGAAGAGACGCTCAGGAATTTCCCGGTAAGGGAGGTCTTTATACATCACAGGCTGGGCGTGGTAAAGGTGGGAGAGCCCTCCTTTATGGTGGTGGTCTTCGGTGGGCACAGAGATGAAACCTTCAGAGCATGCAGGTATGCAGTGGATGAGGTGAAAAAGAGAGTGCCCATATGGAAGAAGGAGGTTTTCAGCGATGGTAAGGGTGAGTGGGTGCTCGGAGCATGATTAGGGACGCCCTTGGAAGGGAGCTTCATGACCTGAGGATATCGGTAACGGACAGGTGCAACTTCAGATGCACCTTCTGTATGCCAGAGGGAGAGGAATACGAGTTCTTCAGACGTGAGGAGATACTTTCCTTTGAGGAGATAGCAAGGTTTGTAAAGGCCGTAATTCCGCTTGGTGTGAAGAAGGTAAGACTTACGGGGGGAGAACCCCTCCTCAGAAGGCGTCTTGAAAACCTTATTAAATACCTTTCAGAACTCCCCCTTGAGGACATGAGCCTTACCACAAACGGATTTCTGCTAAAAGAAAAGGCAAGAATTCTGAAAGAGGCAGGGCTCAAAAGGGTGACGGTGAGCCTTCATTCTCTGAAGGACGAGGTTTTCTCAAAGCTTGTAGGGAGAGACGTGAAGGTTTCCAAAATACTTGAGGGTATAGAAGAGGCTCTAAGGGTGGGACTGAGCCCCGTAAAGGTGAACGTATGCGTCATAAGGGGCGTTAACCATGATGAGATAATAGATATAGCCAGCTTTTTCAAAGGGATGGGCGTAGTGGTCAGGTTCATAGAGTTTATGGACGTGGGAAATATAAATGGCTGGTCTCTGGAAAGGGTGTATTCCACAAGGGAGATGCTTGAACTTCTTCAGAAACACTTTGAGCTTGAGCCGGTGGAAAAGGCTTACAGGGGAGAAGTGGCGGAGAGATACAGATACAGGGACGACGGTCTGGAGGTGGGCTTCATATCCTCAGTAACCCAGCCCTTCTGTGGAGATTGCAACAGGCTAAGACTTACCGCAGATGGAAGACTTCTCACATGCCTCTTTGCTCATGATGGTCATGATGTAAAGAGCCTTATAAGAGGCGGTGCGGAGGATGAGGAGATAAGGGAGTTTGTAAGAAGTATCTGGACCAGAAGGTCTGACAGGTATTCAGAGCATAGGCTTGAGCTCCTCAGAAGTGGGATAGTCCCGAAGAGATTTGAGATGTTCAAGGTGGGGGGTTGAGTATGATAGAGCACAGGCAGGTGGAATTCCTGATAAACCCTGTTAAGAACAGGGTATGGGCGGTGAGCATGCCCGATGGAGAGCTTCTGACGGACCTTGTATCTGTAAGGAGAGCACGCTTCTGTCTTGAGTCTGATGAGCAATATTGGCTCAATCCCTTCGGTGGTGCTTACCACTGGACCACAAGAGAGTCCCAGCCCTACGAGGAGGAATTTGTAAGGTTTAAGGAAGAAGCACAGCAGTATATGTGTATCTTTGGTCTTGAGATAGCACACCTTGAGTATCTTGACTTTTCTCCCCTATCCGGTGATTTGCTTTTTGATGAGGAGAACCTTCTTGACAGGCTGGGACAGGCTCAGAAAGAGGAGTTCAAAAGGTTCATGTTAGAGTTGTGGGAATACGTAAAGGAGGAATAGGATGCTGAGCAGAGAACTTCTTGAAATACTCGCATGCCCAAGGTGCAAGGGCGACCTCACTTACGACGAAAGGAGAAATGTGCTCATATGCACCAACTGCAGGGTTTACTACCCCGTAGAAGAAGACATTCCCATACTCCTTACAGACTCTGCAAGACCTCTTGAAGAGCTTGAAGTAGAGTCTCAGGCTGAGAATTCCTGACTTTATCTGGCACCACCCTCTCTCCCACATGAATGTATTCAAGGGGCTTTGCGTATATTTTTCTGTAATCTCTCAGCATCCGCCAGTCTGCAAGGCTGTCGCCTACATAAACGCCAGCGTCAATCCCAAGACCTTCAACACACAGATGCAGGGCGTAAGGGTGGGGCTTTCTCAGTTCTTCTTCCTGTATTGTATCCTCATCCACCACGAAGTCAAAGAAGTGTGAAAGCCCGGACCTCTCAAAGAGATGCTGCAGGTCTTCTCTGGGTCTTCCTGTGACTATGCCAAGTGGGTAGCCCATGGCTTTCAGCTCCCCGAAAAAGTCACCTCCCAGTATGAGCCTTTCCTTTTCTCTCAGTGTCCTATAAAGCCGGTTGAATAAACTCTTTATCTCTTCAAAGTCTGCATCACCCCCGTATTCCCTTATGACCTCAAGGGTTGCAAGCCAGTCGTTGTTAATGCCTCTGGAAAACTTTATTCTTCTTACATCTTCTATAGGAACCTCCCTTCCGAGAAAGTGTTCTGCCGTGTGCTTTATGGCGTAGTGATAGGACTGGCTTACGTCCACTATGACCCCGTCCACATCAAAGATAACACCCTTCTTCATCCCGCCACCAGCTCGGAGCTTGCCTTTGAAAGGAGAAACTTCAT
Protein-coding sequences here:
- a CDS encoding FliI/YscN family ATPase, producing MRGVSRIYHKVYRASGVYLEAYNTDGAVGDHVIIFPHRNRPVEGEIIGFNEDRCIIMPFSYPSGVKAGDKVWIKKEHISTLVGKNLLGELLDPFGRRLSDGSLPAGERKPILLEDINPLERERIRETFDCGIRSINALLTLGKGQKVGIFAGAGVGKSTLLGMIVKNSKVDAVVLALIGERGREVREFVEDVLGEEGRKKSVIVVTTSDQTPILKVKGALSALVHARYLADMGLHVLLLMDSITRLAMAQREVGLSAGEPPTMKGYTPSVFYLLSKVVENCGNFKKGSITGIFSVLVEGDDISLDPVADSLMGVLDGHIILSRKRANAGIHPAIDPVRSLSRLMPQVVSKEHMHMAMYIREVLSAYESMEDMVNLGLYNPGSNPLVDRAVKNYEEIREFFKQGVDEKVSYEESLEALKRLYDKLV
- a CDS encoding HAD-IA family hydrolase, with product MKKGVIFDVDGVIVDVSQSYHYAIKHTAEHFLGREVPIEDVRRIKFSRGINNDWLATLEVIREYGGDADFEEIKSLFNRLYRTLREKERLILGGDFFGELKAMGYPLGIVTGRPREDLQHLFERSGLSHFFDFVVDEDTIQEEELRKPHPYALHLCVEGLGIDAGVYVGDSLADWRMLRDYRKIYAKPLEYIHVGERVVPDKVRNSQPETLLQALQEVLQSL
- a CDS encoding glutamate-5-semialdehyde dehydrogenase, whose protein sequence is MVEIKSYAEEKVELARSTLRRLMSVTTHIKNRALLRAAELLQEKRDFIKGENQKDIDYAKSQGLPPALIDRLLLNDKRIEGMVKVLRDVAGLPDPVGEITRMWTLPNGLQVGRMRVPLGVIFIVYEARPNVTIEAASLCMKSSNAVILRGGKEAINSNRALVEILRQACRETGFPEEAVQFIDRPEREIVWEILGMEGKVDVAIPRGGESLIRAVAEKAKVPVIKHYKGVCNIYVDEEADLIKAYHIVYNAKVQRPSVCNAVENLIIHRSLLNSFWPRMADILGRAGVELRCDQESLQAIRSRPELSHVKAVPATEEDYYEEFLDLILAVKTVGSLEEAMDFIEKYGSKHSDAIITENYTKAMKFIKEVDSAAVYVNASTRFTDGNEFGLGAEMGISTDKIHARGPMALEELTIQKFVILGNGHLRDNVGVPPEWMP
- a CDS encoding SulP family inorganic anion transporter; amino-acid sequence: MKINITLDLAPFMPWLKSYDRDKFTRDLIAGLTVAAVLVPQSMAYALLAGMPPIYGLYASFLPVMVAALFGSSRFLATGPVAMTALLTGSALYGLAEPGSERWVMLAAVLALMVGFIRLTVGIFKLAFVVELISNSVIVGFTSAGALVIALSQAGHLLGFKITQSTHIYEVLADIISKLSQTNPYTLIVGVVAYAIIWFSKRISPLLPGALLAVFITSIASYFLGLQNFGVSLVGNVPSGLPPLEIPSVDYRTFSQLWVGAIVISAFGLMEAVAIAKQLAIRAGDRWDPNQELVGQGLANVVAGLFKGFPVGGSFSRSALNFQLGAKTPIASVITGAVIGLTLLFLAPFFYYLPKATLSAIVLSAVISLIRPQEILRLYRINPVDGIVAGVTFATVFFMDLWVAITLGTLIAFGSFVYKTMYPRIVVLTRNPGSSTFVNAEREKLPECPQILYIRPNMSIYFGNAEYVYEYVLQRVEERKKALKFVLLDLEAVNHMDASGSLMLVRLLDRIRAMGAEPALANIGCTVYPLLENVELDKHMDIDYVFDSKGQSIVELFKKLDHEYCRKRCPYAVFKECWSVKEQGFKPVEKVA
- the fliG gene encoding flagellar motor switch protein FliG encodes the protein MPEVRSKLSKAQKAAILLMAMPPQVAVEVMKELSDDEIQEVLLHATNIEGITLKDIEEVAKEFIEEYRATSFITPDIDALLEFARKALPPDKFAKIYEFLSSSNLIKSFQELERVDSKILANILMGEHPQTIAVVLSQLNPNKSAEILKLLPDTVGIEVVKRLATLENISPEFFGELIEVLAEEIRSMGVSGIMQKMEGITLTAELLNMLDRDTTNRILAKLDEEDPYLSEKIKEKMFTFEDIRKLDNRAIVEILKAVEKSTLIIALKGAPEDIREKFFSNMSKKAADIMREDMEALGPLRASEVEKAQKQVIQVIKNLADQGVIDITGGETYV
- a CDS encoding FliH/SctL family protein, which encodes MSKGEFRPLHHLHNLEHKEEIQTPQVKEDAGKLQPPCEELELRWQAEREKLKEEIGTLKFQLENLERERAKVLEERDMALKELEEKRAVEKILENLSERLIEAFKNIRVNMKEEVIELVSKLLRELLVTDLIPKEDVILRALSKVLESGVELKGQVVLYLNPKDFHRISHHLESLKERLGDGVQISPVVKGELKEGEFLIETPKLWIERRYDEVLQDLLEDMRNEGSV
- a CDS encoding molybdenum cofactor biosynthesis protein MoaE, translating into MVPKVYLGVEWIGAESVLSEYQPPEDCGAGLLFLGIARSAPEDGDVMELHYEAFPEMAIKVMEEIREETLRNFPVREVFIHHRLGVVKVGEPSFMVVVFGGHRDETFRACRYAVDEVKKRVPIWKKEVFSDGKGEWVLGA
- the moaA gene encoding GTP 3',8-cyclase MoaA, with amino-acid sequence MIRDALGRELHDLRISVTDRCNFRCTFCMPEGEEYEFFRREEILSFEEIARFVKAVIPLGVKKVRLTGGEPLLRRRLENLIKYLSELPLEDMSLTTNGFLLKEKARILKEAGLKRVTVSLHSLKDEVFSKLVGRDVKVSKILEGIEEALRVGLSPVKVNVCVIRGVNHDEIIDIASFFKGMGVVVRFIEFMDVGNINGWSLERVYSTREMLELLQKHFELEPVEKAYRGEVAERYRYRDDGLEVGFISSVTQPFCGDCNRLRLTADGRLLTCLFAHDGHDVKSLIRGGAEDEEIREFVRSIWTRRSDRYSEHRLELLRSGIVPKRFEMFKVGG
- a CDS encoding Trm112 family protein; the encoded protein is MLSRELLEILACPRCKGDLTYDERRNVLICTNCRVYYPVEEDIPILLTDSARPLEELEVESQAENS